A window of Epinephelus lanceolatus isolate andai-2023 chromosome 3, ASM4190304v1, whole genome shotgun sequence genomic DNA:
TTCCGCTTTGATCGCCAGTTACATGTTTGGCCACTAAACTTGACGTCGGGGTGTGTTGTGTTTCGTAAGTTATACGATGCAGTCAGAGAATATGCAATATGTTGTTGTGAGCTTTAAATGGGGGGAAAAAGGCACTGTTTGGTATAAGcaaagtttttatgttttttttttttaaattacaattaactgattaattgtttgTTAATGTTACCAATGACTGATTGAGCATAGTGCTTATAATTTGGAAACCCTAAAGAATATAATATGTAATACCACAGTTtgcccacatttaagaagctttCAGGTTTTATTATTGTGAAGTGTTTACCAACGTCAATGACACAAGATTAGCGCTAGGAAATTGAGCTTTCCTGGCTCTCGTCTTGGCTTCATGTCTCTATGGATTTAAAAGGCATCAGTATGGAACACGATAGGGACTCATTGTGGGGTTCAGCAGTTTGACTCCAGCATGGGGAGTTTTGGTTATTTTTTATATGGTAGACAAttagtgatattttcaaaattaatacagataatattttcatgtatttctgtcaaGACCAAAATGAATGTCCCAGCAAACCTTTCCTATTGTAATGTTTCaaaagacaccaacaaaaaatgtgattgcaaggcaaattaaaatgttaatttcctCGTTAGTGGCAAGGAAAATCATGAAGAAGTAAAGGTCATGACACCAGTGACAGCATTTGAGGAGCCAGATCTCGGTGTCAGTTCTACTGGAGTTAATGTGGCGGGCATGGCAAATCACACTATGacccatcatatctttgttgttttacctttgactgaaaaatcttTGCTTCAGAttagaaaacacacattacatgaTGCTTACTGATGATTTTTATCTATATgtgcacatttgtttttcttctttttggtctccaaacagatcatggcGCTGTCCATCAGCTGCATCTCAGCCCCTGTTTGGACCAGGACAGTTCCTATAATTGTTAAGTGGTGGTGCTGGTGACCAAATTATTATAAATCTGGACTTTCATCACTTACCGGTACTTGTTACTTTGCTTCTCAATGAATTAAGTTAGCATTTGTACTTTGTTTAGTCAGTGCTAGCCAGCTATATCTCAGTTGAGTGGACCTACATTAATCTGGACTGTAAATGTCAGTAAGCGATAATTTTGAGAGTAACATGCCCAACACTGGCAATAATCCTGGTGAAGGTGTAAAGAAAAAGACAGGGAGCTGTGATGTCAGTGAGTGACAGCAAATGTTACAGCCTCTCTAGCTTAATCATTGTCATGACTTATATGTGCGCTGGCTAATTAATATTAGATGACTAACATTAGTACAAATGTAAATCACTGAGGCAAAGTGCAAGGCATTATTGCATACAGTCAAGTCCTACTTTAGCAGATATTTCCCTAATTGACAGGCCAAATCATTAAGTTCAGCCAGAATAATAATCAGAGCCGTTAAAAACTGAAATGGTTATCACTGTATTCTGCTCAGCGATAACAAGTCGGCCCTTCCCCATTTGTTTATGCATCatgatgtaacgttagctatttTGGACCAAACAGGAGCTGATACAGCTGACGGACAAagccatgatctgtttggagatCAAAAAACAAGGTCAAAggtaaaacaacaaagatatgatgaTTACAGTGTGACTTGCCATTGACTCCAATAGATCTAATACCAATTCTGGCTCCTCAAACATTGTCACTGATGTCATgacctttccttcttttttatttccctAAGTTAGTTGACAATGGGTCCTCAAAGGCCTTTCCTACGACACATCTGTCTCACGTACACGTACATATCCCTAGTAAATGTAAACCACCAGTTAGTCTTGTACATCAGTAAGCTACGCTGTGTCAGctttgaaatgttgttttttcccttCCAACGCATGCAAATAGGTGtggatggaggaaaaaaaatacttgcaCTCAATGCTGCTTTTGAATGATGAAAGCAAAAGCTCATTTCCATTGATTTTCGATTTAGAATAGAAATCGTGACACCCCTAATAGGCAGCAATAGTTACCTATTGTCAGAAGACTCCGATCCTTGTTACCGTCACGGATTCTGATGTGGTGCTTGTTGGTCAGGTGGTTTTGGAGatccgctgctcctccacagctcacaTGTTCCCCACACAGCTTACACACCAGAGTGCTCCGGTCCAAAGGCCGACCAGTCGGGTCCGGCTCGAAACCAAAAAAGTACCACGGACTGTTCTGTGTGGCGTTGGGGTGACTCAGCAGTTTCTCAGTTCCAGGCATAAAATCGTACTTTTCCATTGGATGAGAGCTGGGGGACGGGAAGGAGatcagggagggagaggggaagGTGGAGCCAGAAATCATGCCTGAATCACTAGCTGCATCTGGGTTTGACACCGTTGTCACATCACTGATGACTGGCATGgggctctgtgattggctgtggTCTGACCAAAGGGAAGAGCTGCTGGGCTCTGGGAGGGTGACCAACTGGATGTCTTGCAGAAGGCGCAGaactgtctctttgtctccaaaTTCACATTTAACATTGTCACCTGTATCAAATGCACAGAATGTTGGCCCATTTTAGCAAGCTACATTTACAGTTTTAAGACTCTCAGAATAAGAGATACTATGAAAGTTAATGTATGAAAATTAATGTGATAAACCAATATAGATGTGCAAGTCTGCTTCTACCACTTCATTCCATGCTCCAGTGAGTGAACTCACCCATCCCGAGGCCCAGCAAGGTGGCATAATCCCTGCCGATCCAGACCCTGAGCTCTGCTCCCTCCGGGATGGGCTGGGAAACCCTGTAGTAGATGTGGCGGTAAAACTGGAAGATGACAAGGTTGTGTTCCTCCTCACTGTTGGTATATATTACATACCTGTAACATAGAGCAAGCATGTAACATGACTGTGACCAGCTAAGTTAGAGCGAGTCTCTGTCACACAGTCACTCTgactcagtatgtttacatgcacagtgaagtggagctacgGTTATAGTTCAACTGGGCCATTTATTTGGCACCACTGTCTTTGTCCCAGAATACAAGCACGTGAGGGGAATCGATTTATTGACTGAAGTATGTCCAACTCTGCTACGATAGATGGTGACATGCCCCCTTTCAgattgttagtattggacctttttctggttgacctattatgtcacagaccaaacaattgaTAGTTTGTGTTTTCCTCCTATTcgtgtattttaaaatatgtaacTGTTTCAGCTGACACAACATCAACTGTGTCTTCACATCCGtcctctggatgtagatttcgccatgttgttacgggcttctttttcttctgttatgcatttaatgctatttgacttccgggtcaaagcccaggccaaaaactgtggagcatgctcagtcTGAcagactgtttacatgcaggaGTGATTTGACTCCCAGTCATTATCTGGGTGTCTTAACTCGACTTTGAGAAATTGGATTTAGTACGAttttagtcagactaacatgtttacatgtattttaaaagtctggttttagtcggactaacacaataaattaattttctctaatgtcatgtaaacatactgagtgactgtattataaaaaatattaaattgaaGGGAGAAAGGAAACTGCTTTCAGAGAGACACAAGACTTGAATCAGTAAGTGCCCACCTCATCCAGTTAGATTTGTTTTCATCAGAAGCATCGACGTAGACAAAAGCAGCATCATCCCTGATCTGGAGGTGGGAGCAATGTGTATGTCATCTATTTTTAATATCAACTGCTGGTTATCAACACAAGTCACAAATTACATCAGGATTATAAAGGGATTTTAAAAGTAGGAGAAACACAAAAAGCATGATCTTGATTTTAAACCCCCTCATTACATCAACTCAAACCTGTCTACTTACAGCCCAGGAGTATTTGAGGTTGGTCGGCATTTGTCCTCTGCACATTTCTCCTAAGTATGGCCCAAACATGACACCTTTCTGAAGCTGACATTTAGCATACACTTTCATCTGCTCTTCACCAGAAGATCCATGACCAGAAATCCCAGACCCAATGTCTGCACACAGGCACAGGCAGGAGGGCAGGGACAACACTGCCCGGGAGGGGCCGCCGTGGAGCCATGGCTCTCCAGGTGGCAGCACAGCGTCTGGGAtgtagttttggtttgatgcaGTCTGGAGAAATGGAAAATCCTCAAAGAATTCTTCATGATTTAAATCCAACCCTGCAAAGGCAAAAAATAATTAGTCATATATGGAATTAAGGTGAGATTACTGATAATGCGGAGGAGGGCTTTACTTTCATGGGGCACATTTActgttctgttgttgttttgggttTAAAAAAAGTAGTGATGGTGGAGTTAAAGAACACAGGAAACAGAGACAAAACCTTTAAAGGATGTTACAGCATTAGAATGTGATTGTTACTATACTACATTCCACAGATTCCATCACAGTAAGCAAACAACATTTGACACTTTATTTAGAGCAAAGGCAGAAGCTTTGAGtttgttttgattcattttattttgttccccTACCAAGCAAaaatgtctgtttctgtaatgtCTTGTATCCAACATCACGTTCAATCTTTCAGGCTTCCTGAAGACATTTATCTGAACATTTCACGCAAACTGTGTGTTAATGAACCCATAGCAGCAGTGGtgcagcatgtgtgtgcttAAATGAACTTCTGTTAGGGGTGCCCACTTGTATGGTTCGCAGACCTGCTGGGCCAGCTGAATCATTCTCTGGCAATATATCACTACGCAGCTTCTGGCTCCCAAGAGAAGGCGCCTGGTGACTTTGGAGAGCGCTTTCAGACCTGTTATAAAAATGatatttaaatcatttcagAAGGTGTAATGGGATAAATGTAAATTCAATTGAAGGgatggtttggattttttgaagtggggtcgaatggggtacttatccatagaccgtttataaaatacagtagatgtcagtcaatCAGTGCAcccaaactaactgatcgaagcagtggtagaccagcagctcctgtgttcagcaatgttaaaatgcatttttctcaatggagtctggctttgaagagagctaTATAACAGCTTAATTTTGCTGTCAGAACTGACTGTCTTTTTGTTGCCGactcctccacagcagtacgttGCTTAGCTTCCAcgttggactccagcctgcttctccagactaggggcgtgctgactgacatctattGTAGGTTATACATGGACTATGGATAAGTGTCTCACACAAACCCACTTATAAAAAACATaagctatccctttaagatggCAACATGATAATAAACTCCTACCTGTGCATGCTAACAGGAAAAACTTCTCTTCCTTCCAGTCCTGCGTCACACAGCTGGTGAAAGGGTGTGCTTCTGATGCAGTGATTGGTATAGATGATTGATGTGCGGGCTTCTTTACACATGCGAGACAGCATTGATCCCAGATAGTTAACTCCTAGGGGGACTTGGCTGTACCACATTTCATCTGTAAGATCCTTCTTAGGCTGCAAGTAAAGGGCGGTGGCATTGGATGGGAGCTTGCGCAGATACTTTAAAAGAGAAGTAATGGGACAAAATTCACTGCCTGGCTTCTCAAGCATAGAGCATCGTTCCTTCTCATCGCCAAACGATAAAGTGCAATATCTCAGTCCTCTCTCCTTTTTCCTGATTACAAATGAATCTGGTTTTAGATTCCTGTTGGCCTGCTTCCCTCTGCGGCCGAAATATACCTGAATATCAAACCAGACTTTGTTCAGAAGCCCCCTTGGAGTACTGGTGTCCATCACACGGGAGTGTCTGAGGATGCGGATATCATCAGGAGACAAGGCCGGATGGTGTGATGTTATGTCTCGACCAGACTTCCTAATTTTCTTAAGCACTCCCAAGAAGACCTTGTTGGCTGAGGTGAACTCAACATCTCTCATTAGGCACACAGGACGGCAGACAGGAGGTTCTTTGAAGAAACGGTTAAGTCCTGCTCTCAGCGCAATGTAACTAGCAATCCCATAGAGCTCTCCTTTGCTGTTTCGTACTGATCCATAAAAGTGTCTCAGCACCCCATTCAGCTCAGCCTTCTCCACTGTAGTCAAGTCCACCTGGAGCCTCTGGGCCTCCAACCAGCCAACGAAGCAATTAACAGCCCATGTGGTCTGCTTCTTTGTAACCTTACTTATTCCGCTTCTGCTGTCTTCAAGTTCATCCAGCTCCAAGTCTGATACCATTGCATGTCTAGAAATGTCAGTGGTATTATCTTCTGGTGACTCATCCTCTTCTTTCAGAATGATCTCCTCTTTAGTTTTCACATCAGGTTCAAACAAATCCAGTTTGTCACGAGAATCCTGCTCTGCGTtcataatgttagctgttagctctatCAGCTGTCAGTGTGGTATCAAATGTAAAATGAGGCGTGCACAGGCGTTAGGATTTGGCCTTGTAAACAAAGCGGAGTGATACCGCTCAAGTAGTCAGGTTCCAGTGCTATACAGCGATTATACCACAGTCATTATCATCCTGTATTGAAGAGACGGGGTCAGTCGTTTTGGCAAAAGGATTGTAAACGCTAAAGATGGCGGCTCCGGCTGCCCTATCATTGCAGCAACCGCACAACTGTTATTTATTACAACATATCATGACAgcgggacaacagcaacatatcCCCTACCAAATTAtaatttaaatgacaaaatattcCTGCATTGTATCAGCGGTGTTATAAACTCCTTATAATGAGCTACATGAAATACTGTTTAGATggtaccatggcaacaacaacgCTATGAGACTGCCGTAAAACACACTTGCAGCCCCTGCAGCGCGTTTGTCGTATTATTTCTGCGCATGCGTAAAAGCACATTAGGTGGTCTAAAGATTTTGCAACAGCACTGTTTCATGGCATAAAGTAACACTAGTTTCCCTAAATGTGATATGGAAATAATGTTACGTAAGTAAGGAGCTGACATTAGAGAACctcttattaaaaaataatacacaGTTTCACCGAAAAACTTCTCGTCGGTGTTACTTGAGTGTACTCG
This region includes:
- the LOC117255400 gene encoding uncharacterized protein LOC117255400 isoform X2, with the translated sequence MNAEQDSRDKLDLFEPDVKTKEEIILKEEDESPEDNTTDISRHAMVSDLELDELEDSRSGISKVTKKQTTWAVNCFVGWLEAQRLQVDLTTVEKAELNGVLRHFYGSVRNSKGELYGIASYIALRAGLNRFFKEPPVCRPVCLMRDVEFTSANKVFLGVLKKIRKSGRDITSHHPALSPDDIRILRHSRVMDTSTPRGLLNKVWFDIQVYFGRRGKQANRNLKPDSFVIRKKERGLRYCTLSFGDEKERCSMLEKPGSEFCPITSLLKYLRKLPSNATALYLQPKKDLTDEMWYSQVPLGVNYLGSMLSRMCKEARTSIIYTNHCIRSTPFHQLCDAGLEGREVFPVSMHRSESALQSHQAPSLGSQKLRSDILPENDSAGPAGLDLNHEEFFEDFPFLQTASNQNYIPDAVLPPGEPWLHGGPSRAVLSLPSCLCLCADIGSGISGHGSSGEEQMKVYAKCQLQKGVMFGPYLGEMCRGQMPTNLKYSWAIRDDAAFVYVDASDENKSNWMRYVIYTNSEEEHNLVIFQFYRHIYYRVSQPIPEGAELRVWIGRDYATLLGLGMGDNVKCEFGDKETVLRLLQDIQLVTLPEPSSSSLWSDHSQSQSPMPVISDVTTVSNPDAASDSGMISGSTFPSPSLISFPSPSSHPMEKYDFMPGTEKLLSHPNATQNSPWYFFGFEPDPTGRPLDRSTLVCKLCGEHVSCGGAADLQNHLTNKHHIRIRDGNKDRSLLTIGQQRLQPVMVNSGLVSTLPMILSSHVTDAITNFLIMDLQPPALVEGHGFKHLIQTLLPSHKELPSPSQLENLLKEHHTRGKMSLAQLLRRKVGSSENEEISDHTAPLEFEPRRRGRPPSHLKEVPHFVTLSVDVWFHNWQGNTERYLTLWAHYIDCNFRFQNVALATQRLMESGVKDYSLRAMEAQVKVMAQEWGISQPNLVLLGGEGRNKMRLGPIRSEKGGEAAGSVPHPNSTTFLEREDCVSPEEPHGLEHGHTSEGPPSVPCFFSAVQGCIEEVMLHSVIFKTLSQFQGILTTLFLPTAQNKGSYQHHAHSLLQTLTKQEQAELKSWAHSCPTWNKLYPQLSILIKYKSLFCELIKEIKGEGLSKEDITSESSSSGSCHANSTSNASSASVTTLRSEWKVLEELCLVLKPLDVACRTLAKEAFPRLSLIKPILTGLLSRHLMTRPGDSSSIIKEVKRMMRRKLASCYDNPVVNRALSVACSLDPQFHGLGFMEDKEQTATFDWLKKEAVRIVKEDTRRSQAKKQGQNKRSPSPGSPDSDSEFLRRSKRLKESRPINFREIECEDDDEESDAGDADESDVADPGAQGGLSGMEFLLGDLFCSAPKSRQSSVEESIDMEMSVFRADKGASLGVEPLQWWRTKAVQFPLLATVARAYLAAPAVAGSAAQDFVQEGAGTTHRKRANIPPESLDSILFLHHNHMSTIESGQTTVRNDEKNSGIEKVP